The Trueperaceae bacterium genome contains the following window.
CCGTCGAGCAGGTCGGTGGGGGTGGGGATCGCCTCGCTCGGAGAGACGGTCGGCGTCGGCACGCCGGTGTCGACGAGGACCTCGACGTCGATCGTTTCGCGCAAGCCATCCAACCACTCGCGCTGCAACGCCTGACGTTCCTCCGCCAGGACGCGCGCTTCGGCGTCGGAGCGCACCTCGTCGAGCGGACGGACGCGCTCCTCGACGCGCTCGGCCACGAGGACGACGTACGTCTCGGTCGGCGCGTCGGTCGGCGAGGCGTCGGACGGCGAGGCGTCGCTCGGCGACGCGAGCGCGGTCGGTTCGAGCACCAGCACGTCGGACAGTTCGCGCGCATCCCCGTCCAGCGGCGTGTACGCGTCGGTATCGAACAACGAGACGTCCAGCGCCGTCTCCAGCGTCCCGCGCTGCACGACGCCGACGTCCTCGTACGTCCCGTTCGTCGCGTCGGCGGCCGCCTCGACGTCGTCGCCCGCGAGGACCGCGTCACGGAACGCGCGCGCGTCCGCCTCGACCTCGAAGTCGACCCGCTCGACGTCGGCGCTGGCGGGCACCGTGTAGCGGTCGAGGTTGTCCTCGTAGTACGCCCGGATCTCCTCGTCGTCGGCGTCGGCGTCGCGCGAGACGTAGTCGAGCGCCGCCTGCGCGATCTGGTCGCGGGACCCGACGAACGTCGGCTCGAGATCGTCGGCACCCTGCACCGCGAGCGCGCCGTCGACGAGCTGCTCGAGGATCGTCGGGCGGAAGAAGTCGAAGATCAACGTCGCCGTCTGCGGCCCGAGCGACTGCCGGATCTGCGGGTTCGTGTACGTCGCACGCACGAGGTCGGACGTGAGGATCTCGCGATCCCCGACGCGCGCCGCGACGGGGTCGTCGACCGGCAGGTCGCTGCCCTCGACCGCTTCGACCTCCGCCTCGGCGACGAGGCGCTCGATCTCCGCTTCGACGACGGCGTTGCGCTTCGCGGCGAGCGCGTCCGCCTCGACCTGATCGCGGACCTCGTCCAGCGGCCGCGTTTCGGCCGGCACGATGCGTTCGACGTCGACGAGGTACACCCCGCCGGCCGCCTGGATGGGGGGCGTCACGCCCGGCGTCGTCCGCGCGAACACCGCGTCGGCGACCTGGGACGGGAACGCCGGACGGCCGACCGGCTGCGGCGTGTCGCCACCCACGGCGCCGCCCTGCTCGGCGCGCTCGAGCGACACCTCGCGGGCGACGTCGGCAAACGCCTCGCCGGCCTGCACGCGGGCGCGGACGTCCTCGGCGACGTCGACGTCGCTCACCACGATCTGGCGGGCGACGACGGTCGGTTCGGTCTGGTAGGCGCCCTCGTTGGCCTCGTAGTACGCCTCCGCCTCGCCCGGCTCGAGCGCGACGTCGGCGACGAGTTCGTTGCGGTACGCCGCGACCTGCAGTTGCTCGCGGACGTAGTCGCGGAACGTCGCGTCGGTGTAGCCCGCCCCACCGATCAGCCGCAGGTACGCCTCGTCGTTGGCGGAGCCGT
Protein-coding sequences here:
- a CDS encoding peptidyl-prolyl cis-trans isomerase, with product MRLSRRTNTIILWIVSIGLLVGMVITFTPTLGAIGGQTDTSVPALRVDGETLTELDVAQVRSSSTVFDAVREGPVATDLERLLVATVVEQEVLRQAAASQRIGVGQVRAEVEAFRERNGVDGSANDEAYLRLIGGAGYTDATFRDYVREQLQVAAYRNELVADVALEPGEAEAYYEANEGAYQTEPTVVARQIVVSDVDVAEDVRARVQAGEAFADVAREVSLERAEQGGAVGGDTPQPVGRPAFPSQVADAVFARTTPGVTPPIQAAGGVYLVDVERIVPAETRPLDEVRDQVEADALAAKRNAVVEAEIERLVAEAEVEAVEGSDLPVDDPVAARVGDREILTSDLVRATYTNPQIRQSLGPQTATLIFDFFRPTILEQLVDGALAVQGADDLEPTFVGSRDQIAQAALDYVSRDADADDEEIRAYYEDNLDRYTVPASADVERVDFEVEADARAFRDAVLAGDDVEAAADATNGTYEDVGVVQRGTLETALDVSLFDTDAYTPLDGDARELSDVLVLEPTALASPSDASPSDASPTDAPTETYVVLVAERVEERVRPLDEVRSDAEARVLAEERQALQREWLDGLRETIDVEVLVDTGVPTPTVSPSEAIPTPTDLLDGTDPDAPTSD